GGAAAACAAGGCCTCGTCGATAGTGGATGAAATCAACCTCGACTTGTATGCTGCTTATGATGCTGATGTGACTACCATCAAGAACCTGGTGAAAGACCGTATTAGGTACTTGAGATTGGATAGCGGGGGTCCTCAGTTGGGCGAGATCACTTCTGATTCGGCCTTAATTGAAAACTACTTTACGAAGGTTACCAATCCCGATGGACAAGTATTCCATTTGGCCAATAATGGCTGGATCTGGGGAGGGAACCCGTTAGTTGATTTCGCATCCAGCGATTCCAAGGCTTATTTGAGACGTGAGGTCATTGTTTGGAGTGACTGTGTCAAGTTACGTTATGGTGAAGGTCCTGAAGACTCTCCTTATTTGTGGGAGAGAATGACCAAGTACACAGAGCAGTGTGCTAGGGTGTTCAATGGATTTAGAATTGATAACTGCCATTCAACCCCTTTGCATGTGGGAGAAGCATTATTGGATGCTGCCAGGAATGTCAACCCAGACTTGTACGTGGTGGCAGAATTGTTCAGTGGATCCGAGGAAATGGACAAGatctttgttgaaaagcttGGATTGAACAGTCTTATTAGAGAAGCTATGCAAGCATGGAATGTTGCCGAATTATCAAGATTAGTCCACAAGCATGGTGGAAGACCTCTTGGGTCTTTTACTTGGTTGCCATTGGATGAGTATGCGTATCCAGCAACTGAGGAGCCCAAAGACTCAAAGTTGCCAATTCCCAGAGTGTTGACAAATGTTTCCCCACATGCGTTATTCATGGATTGCACTCATGATAATGAGACTCCTGCTCAGAAGAGAAGCGTTGAAGACACCTTGCCAAATGCTGCGTTGGTGGCCTTCTGTTCTTCTGCAATTGGATCTGTTTTTGGTTACGATGAGGGTTACCCCGAGTTATTAGATGTCGTGGGAGAAGAAAGACAGTACAAGTACGTACCTGATCAGGGGATTAGAGatgtgaagaagaaattgcaTCACATTAGAAATTTATTAGCAGGAGAAAGTGAAGACATTCTTCAGGATCACGAGATGTACATTCATCATGAAGGTGAGTATATTACTATTCAACGTCACAATGCTAGAACTGGTAAAGGGTGGTTTTTGATCGCACGCACCAAGTTTGGTGAAGGTGACTCTCACCAAGTCCTAGACCCTGTGAGGTTGGTTCAAACAAaggtgaagttggagtttgcGCATAGCTTGTCGAAGACGGGCGACTACGAAAAAGATTCGAAATACTTAACAGCCATCCCCACTAAGCTCCAAAGCTTGGAGATGCCTGCCATTGAGTATGAAGGAGACACTTCTATTATTAAAGTGACTGACGATTTCATTCCTGGGTCAATTGCCGTGTATTCCACTTATATTCCTGGAGTCGACATTAAGCTTGACGAATTTGTCAAGACTGGTGGAATAGCCTCTACTattgacttggacttgtacGACTTGAATGCTATTTTGTACAGATGTGAACCTGAAGAACGGGATTTCAGTGGGGGGCAAGAAGGTACATACAGCATTCCGAATTATGGAAACTTGGTATACAGTGGTTTTGAGGGGTGGATCtcggtgttgaagaaggtaaTCTGGCAGAACGAGCTTGCTCACCCCATCAGTGACCATTTGAGAGATGGAACCTGGGCTTTGGACTATGTTGTCAACAGATTGGACAAATATGCTACCAACTCCAAAGGATTAGGAAAGTTTTTGGATTGGTTAAGATCTCGAGTAGATGCCATTCGCGACGTGCCATACTTTTTGAGACCCCATTTCTTTGCCTTGGTGGTAGGAACTGCATACGAAGCATGTAGGTTCAGGAGTTTCCGACTTTTGAGCTCCCAAATTCAAGGAGCCACCAATTTCGTGCAAAGTTTGGCGTTGACATCAATCCAAATGGTGGGAAAGATGAACAACACTTCTTTGTTTCCGTTTGAGCAAATACCATGTCTTGCTGCCGGCTTACCTCACTTTTCCAATGACTACATGAGATGTTGGGGACGTGATGTGTTTATTTCATTTAGAGGTTTATTGATTGTGGCCGAGAGACACGAAGATGCAAAACGCCATATTCTCGGGTTTGCAAAGACCTTGAAACACGGGCTTATTCCCAACTTATTAGATGCCGGTAGAAACCCCAGATATAACGCCAGGGATGCGgcttggttcttcttgcaAGCCATTCAAGACTATATCAAGGAAGTTCCCAACGGAATTGAAATTTTGGACGAAAAAGTCTCCAGAAGATTTCCTCTAGATGATACCTACGTTACTTATGACGATCCAGTCGCTTTCAGTTATGAAAGCACCATTCGAGAAGTGATTTTCGAGATTCTTCAACGACACGCGAAGGGAATTAAGTATCGTGAAGCCAATGCTGGACCTAATTTGGACTCGCAAATGAAAGATATCGGGTTCAACGTCGAGATCAACGTTGACTGGAGCAACGGGTTAATTTTTGGAGGCCAACAATTTAATTGTGGAACCTGGATGGATAAAATGGGAGAAAGCACATTGGCCGGAAACAAAGGGTACCCTGGAACCCCTAGAGACGGGGCTGCGGTAGAGATCCAAGGTCTTTTGAAGAGCGCTTTACGATTTGTCAACGAGTTAGGCGATAAGTTCAGCTACGACAAGGTGGAAAGAGCCGATGGTAGCTCTATAACATTTAAAGAATGGGAAGACCTTGTACAGAGCAACTTTGAACGGTGTTTTTTTGTTCCAACTCTGGCAGATGATGACCAGAAGTACGATATTGATCCAAGCATTGTCAATAGAAGAGGTATTTATAAGGACTTGTACCGGTCGGGCAAGCCCTATGAAGACTACCAGTTGCGGCCCAACTTTGCGATTGCCATGACCGTTGCACCCGAGTTATTTGATGCCGGTAGAGGCTACAGTGCCATTAAACAGGCGGACCAAATCATCAGAGGACCAGTGGGAATGAGAACTTTGGACCCAAGTGACTGGAACTATCGTCCTGACTACTACAATTCCGTTGACAGCACCGACTTTGCTACGGCCAAGGGCAGAAACTACCACCAAGGACCTGAATGGGTGTGGTGTTTTGGATATTTCATGAGAGcatacttgaagttcacGTACAAAAAGGTTGCGGACGAGCAGGTtttgtttggtgatttgaACCAGAAAATCCAGGGACACATCAAGTGGATCCGGGAAAGTGACTGGGCCGGACTCACAGAGTTGACCAATAAAGATGGAGAGTTGTGTGGAGACCTGAGTCCTTCACAAGCGTGGTCGACCTCCTGTTTGCTTGATTTATACTACGATCTTTGGAAGCGGCATTACCGTGTATTCGATATAGCATAGAGTATAGAGAATAGAGGAGTAGAAACCAAGCAGAGAATAGAGGGTTATAAATGCAACGAGACCAGCCGTCCCATATAGTAGGATTTGTATAGTGTTGTCAACATCGTCACATGTTGTACAACATATTCTGTGAAAGCTGAAGGCACTCGAGCCTATTTCCGGGATCGCGGTTCCGCTTCGCAGCCAAAATGTGGAGACGGAAAGGGAATACCGAAAATTCACCTCCAGTCGCAGCCCTATaaaaactccaaaaaaTCACCTATTACATCGCCAAAACATCAACATGCTTTCTCGAACACTCAGAAGAGGATCTTACGTGCCCAAAATTATCCGGTGTTTGAGCTTGAATTCCactaccaccaacttccCCCAGGCTCATGAAGTTGAGTCGTACGTTACTCCAAGTTTTGCAAATAACCagtttttcaaatccaagtcgACCGTATGGTACGATATTCATGATCCAGCCACGAATAACGTGATCTCCCAGGTGCCTCAGTCGACCCCGGAGGAGATGGAGGCGGCCATCGCTGGTGCCGCTGCTGCTTTCCCTATGTGGAAGGGCCTCAGTATCATTAAGAGACAAGGTATCGCattcaagtttgtggagttATTGAAAGCCAATATGGACAGAATAGCGGCAATGATTGTGTTGGAGCAGGGTAAGACATTCCAGGATGCTAAAGGTGACGTGTTGAGAGGGTTACAGGTGGCTGAAGCTGCTTGCAACATTCCCAACGATATGATGGGACAGACACTCGAGGTTGCAACCGATATGGAAACCAAGATGGTGAGAGAGCCGTTGGGCGTGGTGGCGTCTATCTGCCCATTCAACTTCCCAGCAATGGTGCCCTTGTGGTCAAttccattgattttggccaCGGGAAATACTGCAGTCATCAAGCCCAGTGAGCGGGTGCCTGGGGCGGCGATGATTATTtgtgaacttcttcaacaggcGGGTGTTCCTGCCAACGTGATCAATATCATCCACGGTAAGCATGATGCAGTCAACAAGATCATCGAGGACCCACGGATCAAGGCCATCACCTTTGTGGGTGGTGATAAGGCCGGTAAGTATATATACGAGAAAGGTACCTCATTGGGAAAGCGGGTGCAATCAAATATGGGTGCCAAAAACCATATGATAGTGATGCCTGATGCCAACAAGGAGCAGTTTGTGAATGCAGTCAATGGAGCTGCGTTCGGGGCTGCTGGTCAGAGATGTATGGCGATTTCTGTGTTGGTGACGGTAGGAAAGTCGAAAGAGTGGATTTCGGACGTGGTGGCCGACGCTCAGAAGTTGCGGGTTGGATCTGGGTTCGACCAAACCAGTGATCTTGGTCCTTTGGTTAACCCCAGCAGTTTGGTGAAGGCTAAAGAAATCATTGAGGATAGTGCCAACCAAGGGGCTGAGATTGCGTTGGACGGCAGAATCACCAATTTGCCAGCTCCGTATGACAAGGGGAATTTCCTTTTCCCAACTGTCTTAACCAACGTCAAGCCAGGAATGAGGTGCTATGACGAGGAGATTTTTGCGCCTGTTTTAAGTGTTATCAACGCTGAGACTTTGGATGAGGCAATCAGCATTGTTAATTCCAACAGATACGGAAACGGAGTGTCGTTGTTCACGAGTTCGGGTTCCAATGCCCAGAAGTTTGTCACAAATATTGAATGTGGACAGGTTGGTGTGAATGTTCCAATCCCAGTGCCTTTGCCCATGTTTTCATTTACAGGAAACAAGGGCTCATTCTTGGGAGATTTGAATTTTTACGGCCGGGCAGGTGTTACGTTTTTGACACAGCCCAAGACTATCACCAGCTTATGGCGCACCGAGAAGTATGAGTATGTCAGTCCTTCCACCAGTATGCCCATTCAAAATTAAGTAGTTGATAGATTTGCACCGCGAGGTTCTCGaagtttgcagccaataAAAGTTTAATAGCAGGTATTTGAAATGATCTATAAAAGAGTGGAGAGTTTTGACGAATGGTAATTAAGAACATTTGTGTTTATGTTTGCAATCACCATATTCCAGCGCAACGGACTCCAGTGACATCAGCCTCAAATAAACTTTCCTCGTGACACAGTTGAATTGGGTTAGAGTTTCAAAGTTGCTACACGCACAGAAACAGGGGCGACACCAACGGACGCACGCAGACAGTCGGTGCATCATTGACAAAGACCCGAAATTAATGTGCCGCGCCCAATAACGCAGCCCCAGATCCGAGCACTGAAGCAACTGAACAACTTACCCAATCGGGCAACGCAGAAAAATTAATAATCTCCTTCACCCCATTGGCACGATCGACCTGAAACAGCAGGACCCGTTATCTCACATTCCGTGCGTAAAGGGGGCAACAGGTTGATCCCAATCACCACCCCTGAGTCTAGGCACAATGAGGGGGCCCTGATGGGAGTATTTCTTCACCCGCCCAACCCGCTcaagtggtgatgattcGTGAATCATCCACATTACCCGACCCGAGACACCAGCAATTCGCGGTAGCTTCCGATTTTGCCCGTTCGGATTTAGACATCCCATACAACATCAAACACATTGTGCAGGCCACACCCTCATAAAATTTTTCTGTTTATAAAACTGGCAACTTCCCAGTGTTTTTCCATCAGGCCTTCAAGGAGACATCTCCACAACGGTTTTACTTAACACTTGTTTTTTTCCCCACCCTACTTATTATGAGCCTATAGAGCTGCTCCAATATATTCATCCCCCTCAATCTATTCATGACACCTAACCCACATATGTCTGTTCACTCCAAACCTGACTTGTCAGATCCTGCCAAATTGGCTGACAGCATACGGTATATTTCCAGTGAAAACACCGACCTCAAATGTAAGCTTCTTAAGCTTATCAATGATTACAAGTTGCTCAAACAGTTTGTATTGAACAATGACCACAGTGTGTCGAGAAAGCGTAGTTTCACGGCAGTGGACATGGCTGGCGACAGGCACCAAATGGCAATGGACCTCGACCTCGACCTTGACCTCAATCTCGATCTCCCTCTCGACCGGCTCGACCTGATCGATTCGGTGCTTGACATGGCAGTTGATACCTTGGTAGTGCCTACGGCGGTGTCGCGCACAGGTGATGCGGCCGCCCCCGACGAATTGCTCGATTTCttggaagacgaagagTTCGACGATGATTTCGATATCGAGTCACCCTTATTATCAAGGACCTCATCACCTCTGGACGACGATACCCATTCATTGATGGCTACTTTGACCCGGTCTACAACTGTGTCTACAAACAACTCATTTTCTGAAAAGCCCTCCGGAAGGTTTTTCGAGATGCCCAAGTTCGCGGGCGGCTTAGCAGCCGGCAGCGCCAGCGCGGGCAAGAATCTTAGTAGCCGGTTCGACGTGTTGCAACAAGACAAGTacaatttgatcaatgatttcttggaggaaaagttgattgacAATGACTTGACGTATTACGAGAGCTTGGACATGGGAGACTGCTGATGTATTAAGGTATTAAGGCAGCGATTATGAAGGTACGACTATTTATTATATTTATTCAGTTCCGAATGGACATTACGAGAAAACGCGGTAGACGGTGCCGATGGTGCCGGTGGTTCCGGCGGCTTGGCCAGGGTGGCGCTGTGCGACTGAGACATTTCTCCCCTGGGCGGCGCGGTGCGACTGAGACATTTCTGACCTCGACGCGTGCGGTGTACCTGCACTACGCCATTGATTCGAGACCATTCACTCTAGACACATACCCATTCACTCTAGACACAACTTAATTCGCACTTTTAGTAACGTATATGTTGTCAACTACACGTTCATCACAACTCATTCATATGTCATACACCACGTCACTGCACTTTCGCACCGTTGTCACCTCTTTCACCCCTTCGCTTAAAGCTCGCTAATTTCGCAGTGAAACACTATGTGCCCGGCGAGTACGCACATCCAGACTCCACTCTTAAAACTATAAATACACCCCTACCACAAGTATAAATACCCCGTAGTATCCtccttcaccaccaccaccaagtaaCCACCCCTTCTGCGTCTTCTAATCGCGTCCACTCCTTTACCATGGTCAACTTCCTTAAACTTACTCCTTTGCTCATCTCGGCTGCAAATGCAGTACCTTTCAAGCGATTTGACAACCAAACAGTGTCTGCAACTTTAGACTCCAGTGTTTCTGACGGCTATTCGGCCACAGAAACAACGTGGGTTACAGCGTATACCACCGTGGTGTTGCcttccaccactttggTGATCCCCACCACTGCCACTAGTCAATTATCGATTTTGTCGTCTTATATGGCTAAAGAAGGCTTGAGCAACGTCGCCACCACTATCACCACCGAGAAAACCATCGCATCCGATGGAATAACCACCACAGCTCCTGCCACATTTACACTGGAGGTAGTGGCCTCGGCCGATGATGCTTGTGTTGCGAAAACTGTCACTGAGACAGTTTATCTGTATGTCACACTAAACACCGACACCAGTGTTTCTTATGACAGTGTGACATACTCGACACTTTACTTGACatccaccatcaccacaTCCTTCCCGGTTACGGCTGCGTTCACATTACCTGATGACTCTATCACTACTGTGACCACCTATGTGGATGTCACCAGCACCGAGACAAAAGCCACTCTGACACCAATTCCGGTGTCGAAGGTGGGTGTAGGATCATCTTCGGTGGCACCATTGCCCACCTTGGGTACAAACTCAACCATTGGATACAACTCCACTGGTTTCTAAAGTTTCAccatttttgttttgtggattttgaccttcttcttctctctTTTTTCGCCAATATATGCACTTGAATTATATCGACACCATGTCATCGTATTCCTCTGCTAGAATTCCGTTAACCAGGAATTCGTCAAATGGGGGTTTCACAAGTCTCTTGTTGAACACCGCGTCGTTATACACAAACACTAATTCCTTGTCAACCTTTGCATCATACTTCACCTGGTCCCGTAAAAACACGTCACAAGCATCGACATTCAACACAAGAATACTCAGACGCGTGTTGAAGCTGTTACCGTAATCTTTAATCAATTCTTGTTTGGTGGTTATTTGGAGATGCGCTGACTTGAGAACGAATAGACTATTAACGGTGTTGAGCGTAATCCTCTGACAGTAGTCCCTCTCGAACAGGCGCACAGCATCGACGGTGAATCGTGCAAGAATCTTGTGGGTTCGATCTGTCAATACTGCAGTTATACCTCCGGTGGGGGCTACTTTTAAGAATTGTAGCACTCGAACCACCGCAGTAATCCCATCGGCACTACGGCTGTTTCGAACAAAGTGTTTCAGAACAACCGCACTCGCATACAGCAGAGTATCTAAAGAATTCACAACAGCATCGAGAACCCAGCTTTCTTGCAATACAAGCGGATGAAaagattttgcagccatctTCTGGGTAAGCGTGTAAAATAAAAATTTAACTAAAACGCGTTTTTATTAATGTCTATAAACCTTCTTCGTCACTACTAGTTTTTCGTTTTTTTTGGAGTGAAAGTCGTTGTGCACGCTTGACCTCTCGTTTGGCTCTGGACTTGTCCAATTCTTTCTCGTCTATGTCACCTGAGCCCAGATCAAATATTTTGTTTATACGGTTCATATGAGTTTTTTgatctccaacttggctCAACCGGGTAATTAAGCTATCAAACGCAAATAAGATCTCCATGTCGTTAAAGTCCCGAATTGGGGTATTAATTACATCCTCGAGTAGGAATATGTTGTTAACATCTTTATAGGTGTTCAAATATGTTTTTAGTTCGTTTGATAGCCTGTTGAACTCCTCTTTCCCGCTAACAAAATTAGCCCCGTTGGAGTATCTGGTGCTGAAATGggtcaaaatcaatttgGGGCAGTTCATGTACCTTGCAACGTTGACAGCCTCGATCATAGTAGTATGCTTTTTGGCAATCGCCTCCTCGATTAACTCGTTGTCTAGCGACGCCTCATGGATTAAAAGGTCTGACCCAAGTCCAATTTCTACGAAAGATGGGTTAGGCCTAGTATCACCTGAAAACGATACTTTAAAGGTTTCGTTAACGTCGATTTGAAACTCAATTGACACGGAGTATGACCAGTAACAGTGAAGGGCTCTGCAGGTACGGAGTCCCACCATATTCATATCTTTATacatcttgttgatcagGGTGAAGTCAATGGACTCAAGGCGGGCCCTTGGAATATTGATTTTTAGGTTTCCTCTATCaaattgttcttca
Above is a window of Yamadazyma tenuis chromosome 1, complete sequence DNA encoding:
- the GDB1 gene encoding bifunctional 4-alpha-glucanotransferase/amylo-alpha-1,6-glucosidase (EggNog:ENOG503NU7F; CAZy:GH133; COG:G); the encoded protein is MNSKRILLRLSDDGEPISNTADNTGANTGVLILPSVPLPPNYTPGDVIFQLDLVMNAASRVSKNGTVYSNVTDGTVPFVRDSYRQFPIECSFHKDIRVSIPIYKSGVYNFYIGFEDPEGQPQSTKKFYFNVPPNLRIKDSFVAFNSINIQSVVSKWIGPLSDWDAFFGEVSYKGYNMIHFTPLQERGESNSPYSILDQLKFDPGLFESNAQAVKFIGDLMEKYSLMSLTDVVLNHTANNSPWLADHPDAGYNEVTAPHLRAAIELELKLFEYSDNLKKLGLPTEIKSGADLDAIMEGVQANVFVPLNLWQFFVFDKQKVLSDINDFYQNGEVEPVAIPGDVDINNLKQLSQYVLKICNKNASVVLEDRFSNQLDAAKFLGILSSLFDNKIGDIEFNTLENKASSIVDEINLDLYAAYDADVTTIKNSVKDRIRYLRLDSGGPQLGEITSDSALIENYFTKVTNPDGQVFHLANNGWIWGGNPLVDFASSDSKAYLRREVIVWSDCVKLRYGEGPEDSPYLWERMTKYTEQCARVFNGFRIDNCHSTPLHVGEALLDAARNVNPDLYVVAELFSGSEEMDKIFVEKLGLNSLIREAMQAWNVAELSRLVHKHGGRPLGSFTWLPLDEYAYPATEEPKDSKLPIPRVLTNVSPHALFMDCTHDNETPAQKRSVEDTLPNAALVAFCSSAIGSVFGYDEGYPELLDVVGEERQYKYVPDQGIRDVKKKLHHIRNLLAGESEDILQDHEMYIHHEGEYITIQRHNARTGKGWFLIARTKFGEGDSHQVLDPVRLVQTKVKLEFAHSLSKTGDYEKDSKYLTAIPTKLQSLEMPAIEYEGDTSIIKVTDDFIPGSIAVYSTYIPGVDIKLDEFVKTGGIASTIDLDLYDLNAILYRCEPEERDFSGGQEGTYSIPNYGNLVYSGFEGWISVLKKVIWQNELAHPISDHLRDGTWALDYVVNRLDKYATNSKGLGKFLDWLRSRVDAIRDVPYFLRPHFFALVVGTAYEACRFRSFRLLSSQIQGATNFVQSLALTSIQMVGKMNNTSLFPFEQIPCLAAGLPHFSNDYMRCWGRDVFISFRGLLIVAERHEDAKRHILGFAKTLKHGLIPNLLDAGRNPRYNARDAAWFFLQAIQDYIKEVPNGIEILDEKVSRRFPLDDTYVTYDDPVAFSYESTIREVIFEILQRHAKGIKYREANAGPNLDSQMKDIGFNVEINVDWSNGLIFGGQQFNCGTWMDKMGESTLAGNKGYPGTPRDGAAVEIQGLLKSALRFVNELGDKFSYDKVERADGSSITFKEWEDLVQSNFERCFFVPTSADDDQKYDIDPSIVNRRGIYKDLYRSGKPYEDYQLRPNFAIAMTVAPELFDAGRGYSAIKQADQIIRGPVGMRTLDPSDWNYRPDYYNSVDSTDFATAKGRNYHQGPEWVWCFGYFMRAYLKFTYKKVADEQVLFGDLNQKIQGHIKWIRESDWAGLTELTNKDGELCGDSSPSQAWSTSCLLDLYYDLWKRHYRVFDIA
- the ALD6 gene encoding aldehyde dehydrogenase (NADP(+)) ald6 (EggNog:ENOG503NWK1; COG:E,G); translated protein: MLSRTLRRGSYVPKIIRCLSLNSTTTNFPQAHEVESYVTPSFANNQFFKSKSTVWYDIHDPATNNVISQVPQSTPEEMEAAIAGAAAAFPMWKGLSIIKRQGIAFKFVELLKANMDRIAAMIVLEQGKTFQDAKGDVLRGLQVAEAACNIPNDMMGQTLEVATDMETKMVREPLGVVASICPFNFPAMVPLWSIPLILATGNTAVIKPSERVPGAAMIICELLQQAGVPANVINIIHGKHDAVNKIIEDPRIKAITFVGGDKAGKYIYEKGTSLGKRVQSNMGAKNHMIVMPDANKEQFVNAVNGAAFGAAGQRCMAISVLVTVGKSKEWISDVVADAQKLRVGSGFDQTSDLGPLVNPSSLVKAKEIIEDSANQGAEIALDGRITNLPAPYDKGNFLFPTVLTNVKPGMRCYDEEIFAPVLSVINAETLDEAISIVNSNRYGNGVSLFTSSGSNAQKFVTNIECGQVGVNVPIPVPLPMFSFTGNKGSFLGDLNFYGRAGVTFLTQPKTITSLWRTEKYEYVSPSTSMPIQN
- a CDS encoding uncharacterized protein (EggNog:ENOG503P4X1; COG:S), whose amino-acid sequence is MSVHSKPDLSDPAKLADSIRYISSENTDLKCKLLKLINDYKLLKQFVLNNDHSVSRKRSFTAVDMAGDRHQMAMDLDLDLDLNLDLPLDRLDSIDSVLDMAVDTLVVPTAVSRTGDAAAPDELLDFLEDEEFDDDFDIESPLLSRTSSPSDDDTHSLMATLTRSTTVSTNNSFSEKPSGRFFEMPKFAGGLAAGSASAGKNLSSRFDVLQQDKYNLINDFLEEKLIDNDLTYYESLDMGDC